The following coding sequences lie in one Actinomyces capricornis genomic window:
- a CDS encoding Ig-like domain-containing protein: protein MSASPSSQQPASGAGASEPGRPAGAPDAGQGLRGAPRPGVLGRLSAKARRSTRSPQDGAARPPRRGAQAVGRPSPSRARRARTRRRLSSAAALLCVTALATAAWLHDGIAQADLHLNDGGVWVTSTSKHMVARLNYPSRKADSAIRTASSTFDVTQDAEHVLVPDSADATVSTVDPVQVSFSQRTQLTQGLDIQQGADRVLAADASEGTIRATSVEAIASLATAPPLVTGMPDVVAAAGRDGSIHAVSATTASLISLPVSASSWESAEPRKLPLTAGTDVALTAVGDQPVVLERGTGILHLPDGVTADLGEPGLALQQPGPKADTVLVASRTALISVSLEDGTSTTIPASKEGAPAEGVAARPVRLGSCVYGAWSGSGQFVRECSGLGGGNETLHNESLATSASPVFRVNRDAIVLNDVETGAVWLPDEELILIDDWTDVTAQTDDDSDVEDDSANTSEEQTPPERTEENHQPEANDDTFGVRPGRSTLLPVLANDSDPDGDVLTASAQDPGTGVSVSSAQGGLALRLDAPAEATGTFTVPYSADDGRGMNDSAVATVEVHGWDVNAAPEQTTTPTLTVSEGGSGSVSVLGHWLDPDGDDLYLVSAQGEGLDVKTSHEGTVTVREMGAGAGTRQMTVVVSDGQQTTSGTVSVDVQAADSAIPTANADHVRVVTGSRAVISPLDNDVSPSGAPLYLAGVQEAPSGTSIELDQQAGVFTFSADDIAPQSLYLTYDVIDGVNTAQGIVRIDVIERSEATVPPEVEDDTALLRDGGSTTIAPLSNDFDLSGGVLVLQSVSAPADSGVTVTVVDHSLLQITSSGQVPTSTTVEYTVTNGTTAATGQVSIVPISSPASQPPVVEDDTAVVRAGDVVSVPVLDNDSSPAGLTLSVASDLEVSGPDLGTAWVSEDTVRFRAGDQAGRTTLTYTTTDSHDQATTGAVTVEVRPRDDANNAAPSPRGLEARTVAGSEVEIGIPLDGIDPDGDSVSLVGLDQAPTLGTVEVSSTWLTYTPLQGASGTDTFTYVVEDRFGAQSTATVRVGVASAAATNAAPVATDDLVVAKPGRTVAVDVLSNDLDADGDPLSLEGSATSSDPSMAVSTRGGRLMLNLPSQEGVHSVTYTVTDGRGGTDTGTLTVDVRADAPLINPVGVDDYVSVDQVDADGRVTIPVLDNDLDADGSPWDLTLSSTEPDVEVGEDSISLSVTEEPRLVLYTVTDADGLTGNAVVVVPARSALRPRVNASTVPVQVPADTATTISLSSHITTRAGTQPVITDSSTIHTGTGTQEAGLSGNGSSLHFVPDPGFTGQTSVTFTVADGTGEGALSSTVTLPIQVKSTTNAVPVFTPTEITVAPGEGPTVANLAAMTRDPDEGDTLSFSVGSAPAGFEVSLSGSSLSVSAASEATEGTIGSVEVTVSDGETTPITASLPLRVGASTRPLMTTAPTTLDSDGSPVKVDVASLVTNPFPDKPITLSGQPTVAGGEGTVSASGTTLTISPAAGFHGRLSVSYTALDATGSPSRAVTGTVTVTVKSVPEAPTGVRARAVGATAMVVTWSSGADNGSPITQYTVTEVGGAGRWVCTGSPCRADGLTPGTSYSFQVMATNAIGDSPLSSPSSPEVFNVTADTPAAPSLVAGQGQLTASWTPVSPIEGVSITYELRLSDGSVHTTTGTSLTLHSPEVSTGTAYTAAVRAVPSTGQASGYSNRSNSATPFGTPGTPGQPQVTSSGDQVRVSWSPASANGSPVSYTVHVSGAAARSVDAGGSTSTSFRLDPGSYSFSVTATNDAGSATSSTTSYTHKTVPLPPSAPTAQANGKTGQIEVSASPRAGNGWDEGDLTVEYSIGGNWQTSTTFTNLTDGRTYTVQARTVAADGRESAAVTGASAVPYTQETAPSVPRINCTANGTTVSCTWQPGGRDSQGTIYEWTYATDDDDIEDEDWADYQAIQPGQALSFTAEAGGEAQACVRARNGAGREETCSNVLSVAEGNKVPKGDEVAFHITTDSPDAACSEQDLRETQFARNSCWRMVVDISGMNPGSSARCAYTYLDRRDGQAKPHSQDVPLDSHGASHVVFQHRASDPNQTVTCTQM from the coding sequence GTGAGCGCCTCACCCTCCTCCCAGCAGCCCGCCTCCGGCGCCGGCGCCAGCGAGCCCGGTCGGCCCGCAGGCGCCCCGGATGCCGGTCAGGGCCTCCGGGGCGCCCCGCGTCCCGGCGTTCTGGGCCGTCTGAGCGCCAAGGCCCGCCGCTCCACGCGCTCCCCCCAGGACGGCGCGGCCCGTCCCCCGCGGCGCGGTGCGCAGGCGGTGGGCCGCCCCAGCCCCTCGCGCGCCCGCCGGGCCCGCACCCGCAGGCGCCTCTCCTCGGCGGCGGCGCTGCTGTGCGTCACCGCCCTGGCCACCGCGGCCTGGCTGCATGACGGGATCGCCCAGGCGGACCTGCACCTCAATGACGGCGGGGTGTGGGTGACCTCCACCTCCAAGCACATGGTGGCCCGCCTCAACTACCCCTCGCGCAAGGCCGACAGCGCCATCCGCACCGCCTCATCGACCTTCGACGTCACCCAGGACGCCGAGCACGTCCTGGTGCCCGACTCCGCCGACGCCACGGTCTCCACCGTCGACCCGGTCCAGGTCTCCTTCAGCCAGCGCACCCAGCTGACCCAGGGCCTGGACATCCAGCAGGGCGCCGACCGGGTCCTGGCGGCCGACGCCTCCGAGGGCACCATCCGCGCCACCTCGGTGGAGGCCATCGCCTCCCTGGCCACCGCCCCGCCCCTGGTCACCGGCATGCCCGACGTCGTGGCCGCCGCAGGCCGGGACGGCTCGATCCACGCCGTGTCGGCCACCACCGCGTCCCTCATCTCCCTGCCGGTGAGCGCCTCGAGCTGGGAGAGCGCCGAGCCCCGCAAGCTGCCGCTGACCGCGGGCACCGATGTGGCCCTCACCGCCGTGGGGGATCAGCCCGTGGTCCTGGAGCGAGGCACCGGCATCCTCCACCTGCCCGACGGCGTGACGGCCGACCTGGGTGAGCCGGGCCTGGCGCTCCAGCAGCCCGGCCCCAAGGCCGACACGGTGCTCGTGGCCTCGCGCACCGCCCTCATCTCGGTGTCCCTGGAGGACGGCACCTCCACCACGATCCCCGCCTCCAAGGAGGGGGCTCCGGCCGAGGGCGTGGCCGCGCGGCCCGTGCGCCTGGGCTCCTGCGTCTACGGCGCCTGGTCGGGCTCGGGCCAGTTCGTGCGCGAGTGCTCCGGCCTGGGCGGGGGCAATGAGACCCTCCACAACGAGTCCCTGGCCACCTCGGCCTCCCCCGTCTTCCGGGTCAATCGCGACGCCATCGTGCTCAACGATGTGGAGACCGGCGCCGTGTGGCTGCCCGATGAGGAGCTCATCCTCATCGACGACTGGACCGACGTCACCGCCCAGACCGACGACGACTCCGACGTCGAGGACGACTCGGCCAACACCTCCGAGGAGCAGACTCCCCCCGAGCGCACCGAGGAGAACCATCAGCCCGAGGCCAATGACGACACCTTCGGCGTGCGCCCGGGCCGCTCCACCCTGCTGCCGGTCCTGGCCAACGACTCCGATCCCGACGGCGATGTGCTCACCGCCTCCGCCCAGGACCCCGGCACCGGCGTCTCGGTCTCCAGCGCCCAGGGCGGCCTGGCCCTGCGCCTGGACGCCCCCGCCGAGGCCACCGGCACCTTCACCGTGCCCTACTCGGCCGACGACGGGCGCGGCATGAACGACTCGGCGGTGGCCACCGTGGAGGTCCACGGCTGGGACGTCAACGCCGCCCCCGAGCAGACCACCACCCCCACCCTGACGGTCTCGGAGGGGGGCTCGGGCTCGGTCAGCGTCCTGGGCCACTGGCTGGACCCCGACGGCGACGACCTCTACCTGGTCTCCGCCCAGGGCGAGGGGCTGGATGTCAAGACCTCCCACGAGGGCACCGTCACCGTGCGCGAGATGGGCGCGGGGGCGGGTACCCGGCAGATGACCGTCGTGGTCTCCGACGGCCAGCAGACGACCTCGGGCACCGTCTCGGTCGACGTGCAGGCCGCCGACAGCGCCATCCCCACCGCCAATGCCGACCACGTCCGGGTGGTCACCGGCTCACGCGCCGTCATCTCCCCCCTGGACAACGACGTGTCCCCCTCCGGCGCGCCCCTCTACCTGGCCGGCGTGCAGGAGGCGCCCTCGGGCACCTCCATCGAGCTGGACCAGCAGGCCGGGGTCTTCACCTTCTCCGCCGACGACATCGCGCCCCAGAGCCTCTACCTGACCTACGACGTCATCGACGGGGTCAACACCGCCCAGGGCATCGTGCGCATCGACGTCATCGAGCGCTCCGAGGCCACTGTGCCCCCCGAGGTGGAGGACGACACCGCCCTGCTGCGCGACGGCGGCTCGACCACCATCGCCCCGCTGTCCAACGACTTCGACCTGTCCGGAGGGGTCCTGGTGCTCCAGTCGGTCTCGGCTCCGGCCGACTCGGGCGTGACCGTCACCGTGGTGGACCACTCCCTGCTCCAGATCACCTCCTCGGGGCAGGTCCCGACCTCCACCACCGTGGAGTACACGGTGACCAACGGGACCACCGCGGCCACCGGCCAGGTCTCCATCGTGCCCATCTCCTCCCCGGCCTCCCAGCCGCCGGTGGTCGAGGACGACACGGCGGTCGTGCGCGCCGGGGACGTGGTGAGCGTCCCGGTGCTGGACAACGACTCCTCCCCGGCGGGCCTGACCCTGTCGGTGGCCTCCGACCTGGAGGTCTCCGGCCCGGATCTGGGGACCGCCTGGGTCAGCGAGGACACCGTCCGCTTCCGCGCCGGGGACCAGGCGGGCCGCACCACCCTGACCTACACCACCACCGACTCCCACGACCAGGCCACCACGGGGGCCGTGACCGTGGAGGTGCGCCCGCGCGACGACGCCAACAACGCCGCGCCCTCCCCCCGGGGCCTGGAGGCGCGCACGGTGGCCGGCTCCGAGGTGGAGATCGGCATCCCCCTGGACGGCATCGACCCCGACGGCGACTCGGTGAGCCTGGTGGGCCTGGACCAGGCCCCCACGCTGGGCACCGTGGAGGTCTCCTCGACCTGGCTGACCTACACCCCCCTCCAGGGGGCCTCGGGCACCGACACCTTCACCTACGTCGTCGAGGACCGCTTCGGGGCCCAGTCCACGGCCACGGTGCGCGTGGGCGTGGCCTCGGCAGCGGCCACCAATGCCGCGCCCGTGGCCACCGACGACCTGGTGGTGGCCAAGCCGGGCCGCACCGTGGCCGTGGACGTGCTGTCCAACGACCTGGACGCCGACGGCGACCCCCTGAGCCTGGAGGGCTCCGCCACCAGCTCCGACCCGTCCATGGCGGTCTCGACCCGCGGCGGGCGCCTCATGCTCAACCTGCCCTCCCAGGAGGGCGTGCACTCGGTGACCTACACCGTGACCGACGGGCGCGGGGGCACCGACACCGGCACCCTGACCGTCGATGTCAGGGCCGACGCCCCGCTCATCAACCCCGTGGGGGTCGACGACTACGTCTCGGTGGACCAGGTCGACGCCGACGGCCGGGTGACCATCCCCGTCCTGGACAACGACCTGGACGCCGACGGATCCCCCTGGGACCTGACCCTGTCCTCCACCGAGCCCGATGTGGAGGTCGGGGAGGACTCCATCTCCCTGAGCGTGACCGAGGAGCCGCGCCTGGTGCTCTACACCGTCACCGATGCGGACGGCCTGACCGGCAACGCCGTCGTCGTGGTCCCCGCCCGCAGCGCACTGCGGCCCCGGGTCAACGCCTCGACCGTCCCGGTCCAGGTGCCCGCGGACACGGCCACCACCATCAGCCTGTCCTCCCACATCACCACCCGCGCGGGCACCCAGCCGGTCATCACCGACTCCTCCACGATCCACACCGGCACCGGCACCCAGGAGGCGGGCCTGTCGGGCAACGGCTCCTCCCTGCACTTCGTCCCGGACCCCGGTTTCACCGGCCAGACCTCGGTGACCTTCACCGTGGCCGACGGCACCGGCGAGGGCGCGCTGAGCTCGACGGTGACCCTGCCTATCCAGGTCAAGTCCACCACCAACGCGGTCCCGGTCTTCACCCCCACGGAGATCACGGTGGCGCCCGGGGAGGGCCCCACCGTGGCCAACCTGGCGGCCATGACCAGGGATCCCGATGAGGGCGACACCCTGTCCTTCTCGGTGGGATCGGCGCCCGCGGGCTTCGAGGTCTCCCTCAGCGGCTCCTCGCTGTCGGTCAGCGCCGCCTCGGAGGCCACCGAGGGCACCATCGGCTCGGTGGAGGTCACCGTCTCCGACGGCGAGACGACCCCGATCACGGCCAGCCTGCCGCTGAGGGTGGGGGCCTCGACGCGTCCCCTGATGACCACCGCGCCCACGACCCTGGACTCCGACGGCTCCCCGGTGAAGGTCGATGTCGCCTCCCTGGTGACCAACCCCTTCCCCGACAAGCCCATCACCCTGAGCGGGCAGCCGACGGTCGCCGGTGGCGAGGGCACGGTCAGTGCCTCGGGCACCACCCTGACCATCTCCCCGGCTGCGGGCTTCCACGGGCGCCTGAGCGTGTCCTACACGGCGCTGGACGCCACCGGCTCCCCGTCGCGCGCCGTCACCGGCACGGTGACCGTCACGGTCAAGAGCGTCCCCGAGGCCCCCACGGGGGTACGGGCCCGGGCCGTGGGGGCCACCGCCATGGTGGTCACCTGGTCCAGTGGCGCCGACAACGGCTCGCCCATCACCCAGTACACGGTCACCGAGGTCGGCGGCGCCGGGCGCTGGGTGTGCACCGGCTCGCCCTGCCGGGCCGACGGCCTGACCCCCGGGACCTCCTACTCCTTCCAGGTGATGGCCACCAACGCCATCGGCGACTCGCCGCTGTCCTCCCCCTCCAGCCCGGAGGTCTTCAATGTCACGGCCGATACCCCGGCCGCGCCGTCCCTGGTGGCGGGCCAGGGACAGCTGACCGCCAGCTGGACCCCAGTCTCCCCCATCGAGGGGGTCTCCATCACCTACGAGTTGCGCCTGAGCGACGGGAGCGTGCACACGACCACCGGGACCTCCCTGACACTGCACTCCCCCGAGGTGAGCACCGGTACCGCCTACACGGCCGCGGTGCGCGCCGTGCCCTCCACGGGCCAGGCCTCGGGCTACTCCAACCGCTCGAACTCCGCCACGCCCTTCGGCACCCCGGGGACCCCGGGCCAGCCCCAGGTGACCTCCAGCGGGGACCAGGTGCGGGTCTCCTGGAGCCCGGCCTCGGCCAATGGCTCGCCCGTGAGCTACACGGTGCATGTCTCGGGGGCCGCCGCGCGCAGCGTGGATGCGGGGGGCTCCACCTCGACGTCCTTCCGTCTGGACCCGGGGAGCTACTCCTTCTCGGTGACGGCCACCAACGATGCGGGCTCGGCGACCTCCAGCACCACCTCCTACACGCACAAGACCGTACCCCTGCCGCCCTCGGCGCCCACCGCCCAGGCCAACGGCAAGACCGGCCAGATCGAGGTCAGCGCCTCCCCGCGCGCCGGAAACGGCTGGGACGAAGGGGATCTGACGGTCGAGTACTCCATCGGCGGTAACTGGCAGACCTCCACGACCTTCACCAACCTCACCGATGGGCGGACCTACACCGTCCAGGCCCGCACCGTGGCCGCGGACGGGCGCGAGTCCGCGGCCGTCACGGGCGCATCTGCGGTGCCCTACACCCAGGAGACCGCGCCCTCGGTCCCACGCATCAACTGCACGGCCAACGGCACCACCGTCAGCTGCACCTGGCAGCCCGGGGGCCGTGACAGCCAGGGCACCATCTACGAGTGGACCTACGCCACCGATGACGACGACATCGAGGACGAGGACTGGGCGGACTACCAGGCCATCCAGCCCGGCCAGGCCCTGAGCTTCACCGCCGAGGCCGGTGGCGAGGCCCAGGCCTGCGTGCGGGCGAGGAACGGCGCCGGCCGCGAGGAGACCTGCAGCAATGTGCTCTCGGTGGCCGAGGGGAACAAGGTCCCCAAGGGCGATGAGGTCGCCTTCCACATCACCACCGACTCCCCCGACGCCGCCTGCTCCGAGCAGGACCTGCGCGAGACGCAGTTCGCCCGCAACAGCTGCTGGCGGATGGTCGTGGACATCTCGGGGATGAACCCCGGCTCCAGCGCCCGGTGCGCCTACACCTACCTGGATCGGCGCGACGGGCAGGCCAAGCCCCACAGTCAGGACGTGCCCCTGGACTCCCACGGCGCCAGCCACGTGGTCTTCCAGCACCGCGCCTCCGACCCCAACCAGACCGTGACCTGCACCCAGATGTAG
- a CDS encoding AAA family ATPase: MPMTQDNATWFADAFSTIVDNVGKALLGKDEVIRLALTAMLAEGHLLLEDAPGTGKTALARALAASVQGTHSRIQFTPDLLPSDITGVTIFDQGTGAWQFHPGPVFASIVLADEINRASPKTQSALLEVMEESTVTVDGKRHDAGRPFMVIATQNPVEQAGTYRLPEAQLDRFLMKTSIGYPAREALTTILAGSAKPDRSKDLAPVVASTVVASMADLAADNHVESSILDYIGALVEATRTADETRMGVSTRGAIGMARAARVWAAAQGRTYVLPDDIKALAQVVWAHRLVMDPDAEFTGATASGVITAALASVAAPTRRN; encoded by the coding sequence ATGCCTATGACTCAGGACAACGCGACCTGGTTCGCCGATGCCTTCTCCACCATTGTCGACAACGTCGGCAAGGCCCTCCTGGGCAAGGACGAGGTCATCCGCCTGGCGCTGACCGCCATGCTCGCCGAGGGCCACCTGCTCCTGGAGGACGCCCCCGGCACCGGCAAGACCGCCCTGGCGCGCGCCCTGGCCGCCTCCGTGCAGGGCACCCACTCGCGTATCCAGTTCACCCCCGACCTGCTGCCCAGCGACATCACGGGGGTCACGATCTTCGATCAGGGCACCGGGGCGTGGCAGTTCCACCCCGGACCGGTCTTCGCCTCCATCGTCCTGGCCGATGAGATCAACCGCGCCAGCCCCAAGACCCAGTCCGCACTCCTGGAGGTCATGGAGGAGTCCACCGTCACCGTCGATGGCAAGCGCCACGACGCCGGGCGCCCCTTCATGGTCATCGCCACCCAGAACCCCGTGGAGCAGGCCGGCACCTACCGCCTGCCCGAGGCGCAGCTGGATCGCTTCCTGATGAAGACCTCCATCGGCTACCCGGCCCGCGAGGCGCTCACCACGATCCTGGCGGGCTCGGCCAAGCCCGACCGCTCCAAGGACCTGGCTCCGGTGGTGGCCTCCACCGTGGTGGCCTCCATGGCCGACCTGGCGGCGGACAACCACGTGGAGAGCTCCATCCTGGACTACATCGGCGCCCTGGTGGAGGCCACCCGCACCGCCGACGAGACGCGGATGGGGGTCTCCACCCGTGGCGCCATCGGCATGGCCCGCGCCGCGCGGGTGTGGGCCGCCGCCCAGGGGCGCACCTACGTCCTGCCCGACGACATCAAGGCCCTGGCCCAGGTGGTCTGGGCCCACCGCCTGGTGATGGATCCCGACGCCGAGTTCACCGGGGCCACCGCCAGCGGCGTCATCACCGCCGCCCTGGCCTCCGTGGCCGCCCCCACGCGCCGGAACTGA
- a CDS encoding DUF58 domain-containing protein — protein MAPTAPPPDTAGAPSAEGPAQPAALTRGLRPLAPALAPVTRPLRWLVGVISPMGWACFLLLGCCLLAGARLGWQEAWSAAAVLGFIAVTAWIWLIPRGGHEVSHNLLEPRVTVGDHALIRVTVANPTARPLLPVRMEMPVGQGQAVFVVPTLAPRARHERGFVLPTQRRSVVKVGPVVSVSRDPVGLLHSERARTRAQLVHIHPRTLRLGTNLRGILRDVEGAVTQDLSSSDVSFHALRDYVPGDDRRNIHWRTTARTGRLMVRQFEETRRSSLLVLLSTREEDYAGAEDFETAVSIACSLALEAIGDGREVHLLTQDGPLPTATALRLLDASCLIELGQGETSDLLTRRGCVAHPESSIVILVTGQEVSTSTLVRARAHAPLSMVMFTLRSGQRPLSRLHAGTLPVVDLDRLEQLPIALRRAL, from the coding sequence ATGGCGCCCACCGCCCCACCCCCCGACACCGCCGGGGCCCCCTCCGCCGAGGGCCCGGCGCAGCCCGCGGCGCTCACCCGCGGGCTGCGCCCCCTGGCGCCCGCACTGGCGCCGGTCACCCGCCCCCTGCGGTGGCTGGTGGGGGTCATCAGCCCCATGGGGTGGGCCTGCTTCCTGCTGCTGGGCTGCTGCCTCCTGGCCGGTGCGCGCCTGGGGTGGCAGGAGGCCTGGAGCGCCGCGGCGGTCCTGGGCTTCATCGCGGTGACCGCCTGGATCTGGCTCATCCCGCGCGGGGGGCACGAGGTCAGCCACAACCTGCTGGAGCCGCGGGTGACCGTGGGTGATCACGCGCTCATCCGCGTCACCGTCGCGAACCCCACCGCCAGGCCCCTGCTGCCGGTGCGCATGGAGATGCCGGTGGGGCAGGGCCAGGCGGTCTTCGTCGTGCCGACCCTGGCCCCCCGGGCCCGCCATGAGCGCGGCTTCGTCCTGCCCACCCAGCGCCGCTCAGTGGTGAAGGTGGGCCCCGTCGTCTCGGTCTCGCGCGACCCGGTGGGGCTGCTGCACTCCGAGCGCGCCCGCACCCGGGCCCAGCTGGTGCACATCCACCCCCGGACCCTGCGCCTGGGCACCAATCTGCGCGGAATCCTGCGCGACGTCGAGGGCGCGGTCACCCAGGACCTGTCCAGCTCCGATGTCTCCTTCCACGCCCTGCGCGACTACGTGCCCGGGGACGACCGGCGCAATATCCACTGGCGCACCACCGCCCGCACCGGCCGGCTCATGGTGCGCCAGTTCGAGGAGACCCGCCGCTCCAGCCTCCTGGTGCTGCTGTCCACCCGCGAGGAGGACTACGCCGGCGCCGAGGACTTCGAGACCGCCGTGTCCATCGCCTGCTCCCTGGCCCTGGAGGCCATCGGCGACGGCCGGGAGGTCCACCTGCTGACCCAGGACGGGCCGCTGCCCACGGCCACCGCCCTGCGCCTGCTGGACGCCTCCTGCCTCATCGAGCTCGGCCAGGGCGAGACCAGCGACCTGCTCACGCGGCGCGGCTGCGTGGCCCACCCCGAGTCCTCCATCGTCATCCTCGTCACCGGGCAGGAGGTGAGCACCTCCACCCTGGTGCGGGCCCGCGCCCACGCGCCCCTGTCGATGGTGATGTTCACCCTGCGCAGCGGGCAGCGCCCCCTGTCCCGCCTGCATGCCGGTACGCTGCCGGTGGTCGACCTGGACCGCTTGGAACAGCTCCCCATCGCCCTGAGGCGGGCGCTATGA
- a CDS encoding transglutaminase-like domain-containing protein, which translates to MTPSPTTTHSPAPPAPSPQAGQDPRERAPRSASHSGETTRRSLLLGPHQRLALARASRPPLPLERFLARRTAPTPPSRPAAALELLIIVVVLALGMLPFLPAFGTTSGYTAGLMGAATGLVVILGCSALRLSALPTIAALGVAHAALAPLLLPDVGSGLPAVGAVLSSTVTVWRDSLNVPLPLSSFAAMTTLPWLIGLIVSALAARLVLLGRDVLAGLAVALAPAAAIAWGGQSAVLPAVTGPALAAGVLALWSCASLRRRRSRVAEALSAPAPGGPSAASARQGLDQVIRRGALSSTAVVAMAAALALAVAPTVPSTRMVLRDLFEPPLDLTEYATPLSLVRSIETDMAGTELLSLSGAPEGVRVRVAALDSYDGLAARIGEDSGGASRFERVGEHTVLAEGGAEASQEVRLEVEGYSFPWVPTVSRTVMLRASGPRAAALRESMYFDAFSSTGIATAGMVQGDVLTQQVDPYSAPSENQLDNATLARISLGTVEQVPASVAALAQEIVGSESDPLAQIRALQQRLRTSYYSDGTQSKSDPGHGASRIARMAEAESLVGDDEQYPVLMMLMCRSLGIPARVVMGFDPATDGDATTVTGEDIKGWVEIPFEELGWVAFDITPDRDQVPQQQTTQQVSNPEPQVLQPPLPMQDPAELPPSYEDPDNDEPQDDPPGGVPLGVYIAAGAAAALLALLGAILGWKALRRLRRRRRPGVEQALGAWDEIVDRARDLGTVSSWGATRREAAAEMSGHFPRADLSRFAHAVDSQVFSAGEPAAYALGELWDSCDAIVRAMGADRSWLRRSLARLSLRSLAHPAGREPRRRPPRRLRS; encoded by the coding sequence ATGACGCCATCACCCACCACCACGCACTCCCCCGCACCGCCAGCCCCCTCGCCGCAGGCCGGGCAGGACCCCCGCGAGCGCGCCCCGAGGAGCGCCTCCCACAGTGGGGAGACGACGCGGCGCTCCCTGCTCCTGGGCCCCCATCAGCGCCTCGCCCTGGCCCGGGCCTCGCGCCCGCCCCTTCCCCTGGAGCGCTTCCTGGCACGGCGCACGGCCCCCACCCCGCCCAGCCGCCCGGCGGCGGCCCTGGAGTTGCTGATCATCGTCGTCGTCCTCGCCCTGGGGATGCTGCCCTTCCTGCCGGCCTTCGGCACCACCAGCGGCTACACCGCGGGGCTCATGGGCGCGGCCACGGGCCTGGTGGTGATTCTGGGCTGCTCGGCCCTGAGGCTGAGCGCCCTGCCCACGATCGCGGCCCTGGGGGTGGCCCACGCGGCCCTGGCCCCCCTGCTGCTGCCGGATGTGGGCTCGGGCCTGCCCGCGGTGGGCGCGGTGCTGTCCTCGACGGTGACCGTGTGGCGCGACTCCCTCAATGTGCCGCTGCCGCTGAGCTCCTTCGCGGCCATGACCACTCTTCCCTGGCTCATCGGTCTCATCGTCTCGGCCCTGGCCGCGCGCCTGGTGCTCCTGGGCCGGGACGTGCTGGCGGGCCTGGCGGTGGCCCTGGCCCCGGCGGCGGCGATCGCCTGGGGTGGCCAGAGCGCCGTCCTGCCTGCGGTCACGGGCCCGGCCCTGGCCGCCGGTGTACTGGCGCTGTGGTCCTGCGCCTCCCTGCGACGGCGTCGCAGCCGGGTGGCCGAGGCGCTCAGCGCGCCGGCGCCCGGGGGGCCCAGTGCGGCCTCGGCGCGCCAGGGGCTGGATCAGGTGATCCGGCGCGGCGCACTGTCCTCCACGGCCGTGGTGGCCATGGCGGCGGCCCTGGCCCTGGCGGTGGCCCCCACGGTGCCCAGCACCCGCATGGTGCTGCGCGATCTGTTCGAGCCGCCCCTGGACCTCACCGAGTACGCCACGCCGCTGTCCCTGGTGCGCAGCATCGAGACCGATATGGCCGGCACCGAGCTGCTGTCCCTGTCCGGGGCGCCGGAGGGGGTGCGGGTGCGCGTGGCGGCGCTGGACTCCTATGACGGGCTGGCGGCCCGGATCGGTGAGGACTCCGGCGGGGCCTCGCGCTTCGAGCGCGTCGGGGAGCACACCGTCCTGGCCGAGGGCGGCGCCGAGGCCTCCCAGGAGGTGAGGCTGGAGGTGGAGGGCTACTCCTTCCCGTGGGTGCCGACGGTCTCACGCACGGTGATGCTGCGGGCCTCGGGCCCCCGCGCCGCCGCACTGCGTGAGAGCATGTACTTCGACGCCTTCTCCTCCACCGGGATCGCCACGGCCGGCATGGTCCAGGGCGATGTCCTGACCCAGCAGGTCGATCCCTACAGCGCCCCGTCGGAGAACCAGTTGGACAACGCCACCTTGGCGCGCATCTCCCTGGGCACGGTCGAGCAGGTGCCGGCCTCGGTGGCGGCGCTGGCCCAGGAGATCGTGGGCTCGGAGTCGGACCCGCTGGCCCAGATCCGGGCCCTGCAGCAGCGGCTGCGCACGAGCTACTACTCCGATGGGACCCAGAGCAAGTCCGACCCCGGCCACGGCGCCTCGCGGATCGCCAGGATGGCGGAGGCCGAGTCCCTGGTGGGCGACGACGAGCAGTACCCGGTGCTCATGATGCTCATGTGCCGCTCCCTGGGGATCCCGGCCCGGGTGGTCATGGGCTTCGACCCGGCCACCGACGGGGACGCCACGACGGTCACGGGTGAGGACATCAAGGGCTGGGTGGAGATCCCCTTCGAGGAGCTGGGGTGGGTGGCCTTCGACATCACCCCGGACCGCGACCAGGTGCCCCAGCAGCAGACCACCCAGCAGGTCTCCAACCCCGAGCCCCAGGTCCTCCAGCCGCCCCTGCCCATGCAGGATCCGGCCGAGCTGCCGCCGTCCTATGAGGACCCGGACAATGATGAGCCGCAGGACGACCCGCCGGGGGGCGTCCCGCTGGGGGTCTACATCGCCGCCGGTGCGGCGGCCGCCCTACTGGCACTGCTCGGGGCGATCCTCGGGTGGAAGGCGCTGCGGCGCCTGCGGCGGCGTCGGCGCCCCGGGGTGGAGCAGGCCCTGGGCGCCTGGGATGAGATCGTGGATCGGGCGCGAGACCTGGGCACGGTGTCCTCCTGGGGGGCCACCCGCAGGGAGGCGGCCGCGGAGATGTCCGGCCACTTCCCCCGGGCGGATCTGTCCCGCTTCGCCCATGCGGTGGACTCCCAGGTCTTCAGTGCGGGCGAGCCGGCGGCGTACGCTCTAGGGGAGTTGTGGGACTCGTGCGACGCGATCGTCCGCGCCATGGGGGCGGATCGCTCGTGGCTGCGCCGGTCCCTGGCCCGCCTGTCCCTGCGATCCCTGGCCCATCCTGCTGGTCGGGAGCCGCGCCGACGCCCACCCAGGAGGCTCCGTTCATGA